The DNA sequence tttcagaaaaaaaagtgttttctagaATTCTTTAATCCCACcaacctgctttttttttgtttgttgctttttttccagACAACAGCAAAGACGGCCATATTGTTCATTCAGCCTCAGTACAATGTCACAACATTATCACCAGGTAGGAGATGCAGagttaaactaaaataaagatgCTTTTCTCCTCCACAgccctgctgtttttttaaatattgccaTTGATTGATCAAAGCATGTGTGCATCCTCCCGATCCCAGCTGACATGTTTGTTTCCCTCTCTCCCTTTTGTGTGCTTAGAGGGAGAGGTGACGACGTATCTGTACGGATGGAAAGACTGCGCCACCATTCTCTTCTACTTCttcatcaccatcatcctcCACGCTGTCGTGCAGGAGTACCTTCTTGACGTGAGCGTCTTATTTGGGTGGTCACGGGATCAAACACATGACTTTTTTACTGCAGCTTTCAGAATATTGGTTAAAGGTTATAAAATGTAGCAGAAAATATGAGCTAGCACATGTCTTAGTTGTAAATAGGTGGTAAAGTCTTGCATGTCCAACAATTCTTATTTCAATTTGTGCTCATTTTATAAGTGAAAATGAGGTGAAAATAAATACTGATCTTAGGTATATATTTTCCATGAGGCAGAAGATTTGCATTTAAACGTTTTTACAGCTTCTTTGTCTGCTTTAGTCCTCTAAAAGTGATTCATACTGAAAGTATTGAGTAGAAACTGTTCACTCAGACCAGGAAATGAGCTGTTTCACTTCAGGGGCTTTGTATTCAACTTTGTATTCAAACTGTCAGTGTGGGACACTTTGAATCACACTTAAAAcggaacaaaaaagtttttttttttttatatatatacagcGTGTGAATGCAGAAAACATGGTGTTCCATTTCAGCTGTTATTGTTAAGAAGTAGGCCATCGAAcaggttttaatttaaaaccacCGTCACTGTTTCCAAAGGGACTAAAGGAGGAAAACGTTCACAGATGAACTATTTTAAGCAGCGGCCCTAAATAATTCCGCTTAAATTATTGTGACACTTCCTATTTAATGGCAATAAGATATGAGATAAAAATTGCAATATTTTGAGGTCCtttctaattatttttctattctgATCTGGTTGCAGAAAGTGAATCGACGCCTACACCTCTCCAAGAGCAAAAACACCAAGTTTAATGAGTCGGGTCAGCTTTGTGTGTTTCACTTTGTGTCGAGCGTGTGGAGTTTCTATGTTCTCCTAAACGtaagtgtgattttttttttttttttttcttttctcgtcGCCATGATTCAAATTGACCACTTCCTTTCTGATCTGTGCTGCGGAAGCAGACACAGGATTAAAGCCACCATCCatataacatttttctttatttctttacacAGGAAGGATATATCTTGCATCCCAGCAGCCTTTGGGAGAATTACCCTCATTCACATCTTAGGTACATTTTGGTTAACACTCAGAGTAatggaacacttttttttttttttttttaaagctgcacaTCTATTAGGTCTtgtcaaaaatatgtcaaaaatagaagaaaatgaTTCTGCTTATGTTACTTTCAGTCAGCCTGTTTCCGCTTTATGTGCTTTGTAGGGTTTCATCTGAGCAGCTGGAGGCGAGCTGTGCGGGGAAACTGCACTCATTTACATGTTTATGTTTTCCCTCGAAATGTGCAGAACAAAAGCCAACAGCGGGCAAAATGGAACAAAAGCAGCATGTGGAAATATCGGTCACGTTTTAATTCCACATTGACAAACGGATCTCTATATCTGCTGGTCTTCATCTCATAATGAAAATGCCCTTTGTTATAATTGCTCATTTTTAATTAGACTTAAGTGGCACATATCAATCAAGTGGATTACAGTTAAGGTAGACTTTAATGTAAGTTAGGAGGAGGATGctgaaactttttcaaaaaacagaaaattgagTTGCCAAAGAAAGTTTCCCCTTATCGATATGAACAATTTTTTATTGACGTCACAGCTGCACTTCATTGTTAAAGCGTATACATCGTTTGCATGCATAATGTCACCCTACAGAAGactgttttttcatttaaatcattcaacttttttttatgtttccgtTACTTTTTACCtacatttgtttgtaaaaaaaagaaaaaagtcatttaaagatCAAACGCTCTTATGTTTCAGGATGTGTGGTAGCGATTTTGAATTAATCAGATAATATATTAAATTAGTGGGAGAAAAAGCTGATAATGTCACCtgcattgccttttttttaatcttcttgtGCTTTTTGTTCCCCAGGTTTCAGGTGAAGTTTTTCTACCTCACTCAGCTGGCCTACTGGCTCCATGCCTTGCCAGAGCTCTACTTCCAGAAAGTGCGCAAGGTCAGTAGAAAGGCCATGGGAACTGGAGGCGCTCTGGAGCGTGACTTGATAAGCTCTGTTTATTGTTCAGCCTTTTGGTGGGGATTGTATAAGTTCTGTATTTGCAAtacacaatgcaaaaaaaaatttgaatttgtatttttttttgctttgttttaaggAGGAGATTCCTCGCCAGCTCCAGTACATCTGTCTGTATCTCCTGCACATATCTGCAGCCTATTTGTTAAAGTAAGTGTAGAAAAGGACTTTGATGTTGATAAGTGgtttaaaaatcaatacatttGAAGGGATTCTTCTGAATCCACAAAAAATGTTGTCAGTGTTCAGATTTCATCGCTTTACATCATTTTATCATCATTTTAGTAGTAAAGTTGTTATTTTCATTGATTGCCGTGTTTTTCTCTTCATGTATAGCTTGACTCGTGTGGGTCTGGTACTCCTGTTCCTCCAGTATTTATCAGAGCTGGGCTTCCACATCGCCAGACTCCTCTACTTTACTGATGAGAACCACCAGAAAATGTAAGTTGCTTGCATGCCTTTACTGAATTTTAGTGGCTTTTTGTCGAGTCTGTCTCCCACTTTGAGGCCTTGCTTTGATGGAATGGCGTGTCGTTCTGGGCAGGTTTGACCTGTGGGCAGTTAGCTTTGTGTTCACACGGATGACCACGCTGACCCTGATGTTCCTCTCTGTGGGATTTGGTTTGGCTCGAGCTGAGAATCAGGGGCTGGACTTGGAGATGGGCAACTTCAACACTGTGCTGATAAGGTAAAGCCCAATCTGGTGGTTCAGCAGCCAAAAGCATAAGAGTCCAATGTCTGTGGATAAGGATTCATTTTAAACCCAGTCTCTGTAGCTCTCAGACTTATgcatagtatttttttttttaagtaaacatACAGGAATGACTTTGGACTCCATTTTTGCAGTTAAAGATAGCTGTCACAGTAAATGCTCCTCAATGCAATAAAACTGGACTTGACACTTCACATCTATAATTTCTCAGAACTCAaagtatgtattttttattggtCTTCTTACAGCCAGCAGTCAGAGTAGCATAAACAGTTTAACAGGTTAGACTGTTCTTCTAACACCAGACATCGAAAGCAATTTCATTCGTTTGGGGCATGATGTCAGGCCTACTTTCCAATTCTCACTGTGACACTTATGGTGTCCCCCCTCAGAATGATTGTCCTGCTGCTGGTGTGTTTGACTCAATCCTGGCTGCTGTGGAAGTTTATCCGCTTCCAGCTAAGGCGTTGGAGGGAACTCCGACACGAGCAGGCTGTTCGCAAGAAGGCTGCCACAAAACAACCCCTGCGGCCCCTAAAGAGAGACTCGCGTAAGTTCGGACACCCATATTTAGCAAGGAGCTGACATTATTTGgtcatttgttttcctcactCTGCTTCTTGCtttgttaaaaatgcattttgacttttcctttttgtctctTGGTTAGTTGGTAACCATGAAAACGGAGTTCTTAAAGCGGAGAATGGAGTCTCTCCCCGGACAAAGAAACTCAAATCTCTTTAAGATCCTCTGACTGGCGTGAAAAGCTGCCTTAGTGGTGGCTAAGGTTCTCGATCAGCACCCGAGGGAAGCTGATGGCTGCTGGTCGTCGAGCTTCTGGCTGAAAATGTCCTGCGATGTTCCAAGGACTATGTCGCAGATGTTGGAAAATGAAATCCAAGGAAAATCCTTTGATCCCAACAGACATTTATCCTTCTCATTGTATCagtattttgtatttgtaaaacaTACTTGCAGCTTGCAATCCCATCATAAAGCAGACAGTTGTATGCAGTGATAAAATAGTTAAATAAGCGTGTTCATCCTCAAACTGAAGTACTGTAGCGTTGCAGCTCGGACTGTTGAGCctttgtgttctgttttttagtccacaggagcagaaaagtgttactgatttttttattttaattttttaatttttggtatGATATGAACTATCTGGTAAAACTGTACATGTGTCACTTATCACTTTCCATTAAGTATGTTGGATAACACTGCATGCCATTCcatttctgatttttgtttttgttccgatttgtttattaattacTTTATTAAATAATGCAATTGTTCAAACATGATTTCAAATTGTATTTGAACCAGCTGAGgtctttttctttgctcttgttCTTTGGTCAGTAATGCAATTTCTGGAAAAAGTTATTTCTAAATATAAGGAATAGATATATCAGTGTTTAGATGCAATTCGTTTATTAGAGACATTTTGCAAAATTCCTAGCACATCTGGTCTTTGGATCAGAAAACTTGAGAAACATGAGATGATTTTACTTCTTCACCTGAAGGAAGAGGAATGAAAAAGAGAGTGAAAAATCTCCTTTTacaaataaactgaaataaattgaCTGCTGGTCAAAATCTATGGAAGCAATTCTTtctcataattaaaaataaaagtcaataccagaaattctttttcaaaaatgaaatggtATTGGCTTTTATgagacagaaatgcttccataaaaAGCTGTTACTGACAGTTAAAATGCTGGGGCTGACCATTATTAGATTGAGTGCTTAACTTCTGTCGCAGAGAATCCAGTGTTTGAGATGGGACCTGGTCTGAGATGGACTCCAGGTATTTGAGCACATAGAGGTCAGCATCTGTCAGGATGAAGCGGTGACTAAAAActacagacaaaaagaaaagaaatgactaCTTTTACTTTGACATTGGATGAAATGATACGACACTGAATATGTTCCATAAGGAGATGAATACCCTCTACCGTGGCTCCAATAGCAAAGTCTGCAGGTGAGTATAAGTCTGGGTTTTCCTGGCTTGAACCTGGCTTGGGAACATGTCTGTTCCTCAGTAAGAACCCAGAGTCAAAACTGGACGTGCCCTTTTCAAAGATGCTGATTGTTTGATTGAAGAGAGAGTACATTAAGATGAAAGAACGATCTTTGTCTTCTGGATATGGAGAcacctaaaaaataaacaacgt is a window from the Oryzias latipes chromosome 24, ASM223467v1 genome containing:
- the LOC101161454 gene encoding translocating chain-associated membrane protein 2 — its product is MAFRRRNKSYPFFSQEFLIQNHADIVFSLVIVILIGLMFETTAKTAILFIQPQYNVTTLSPEGEVTTYLYGWKDCATILFYFFITIILHAVVQEYLLDKVNRRLHLSKSKNTKFNESGQLCVFHFVSSVWSFYVLLNEGYILHPSSLWENYPHSHLRFQVKFFYLTQLAYWLHALPELYFQKVRKEEIPRQLQYICLYLLHISAAYLLNLTRVGLVLLFLQYLSELGFHIARLLYFTDENHQKMFDLWAVSFVFTRMTTLTLMFLSVGFGLARAENQGLDLEMGNFNTVLIRMIVLLLVCLTQSWLLWKFIRFQLRRWRELRHEQAVRKKAATKQPLRPLKRDSLGNHENGVLKAENGVSPRTKKLKSL